A genomic region of Thunnus maccoyii chromosome 13, fThuMac1.1, whole genome shotgun sequence contains the following coding sequences:
- the shroom1 gene encoding protein Shroom1 isoform X2 — protein sequence MDSYNFHFERMSNVDLHPLSLPVSRLSPAKSNSSIVDQFAHHQHGKGDSAYSSFSGGSTAPDYPSPFLPDDLQSSSFSHYADLKYVKSIYHPNQVLQSDSKTMDQFYRSVEVISQHYRNNNSTNINHHNHNGNESSHTNNKALSKQEVPLGALSQGAYPPVRPPPVPARLDSFIATKNLENSKVHHHGTEFQPQQPQQQPRPYNRLHPQSHGLNAPRTETANPETGNSGFNSDPAYVAWRGSQQQQQQAQQPPSYRPHLQPHNQTRVPLNPDYLFITDNKAASEQQKSANILSRSPPRGTSQPEHLKPRQSSSSGGCNGDHHNKPSGSTSHFEGQRKRVHSAHDWLGSEPARAASPWNAGQSFINSSIQHKGQFYFVTGVCKLSESGMRTHSASVCGSEAGSETSTVLERHQLREKERCHSTMDNLFRPLKESSRSSSDMIPDGREDLISRNQDQENHKPSLLLTQSSRSFDSLEEIDMMQSREIGRHTANNPIFYCGPDRNCSPHSSTQTKEVTSLISNEQPNHHKRDEQAKRGKRQPLGDVASEKINKETTPLLYHLTGASRAALQPKKDTDFSIKGKEAILNKTGHGDVGVNDNERPPQRDTSKNDQGEDISVACNTLDDSFKKYYKEKLKDAQSKVLRETSFKRRDLQLSWPHRIRQKPELRPTVIHAFSSSQDSETSTETLTPSVTSEETERGSIKEEIKESEMEMDKETEKEKGRSANVAQPQVARIGGRKRLTQEQKKMCYSEPEKLHQLGGAPNHSACRSFGNESESLFAVECEGEERTQQGEQGLVAARRKMFEKRGRALSASSASKSNLKHVQHKALVEYMERKTGQKVAEPQQPLSQLPPPPRQRHSLGEKPFDWGPRPLSASHEGKNTKKKLHRPHSAGRILDSSTSSIRYAQFFSAQSCSGQYAGQSNQPRWRESQGPSQGKSASVESLLDQPEPPNFFRNRSTSTPHAFQAHDFETDPLPVNTMETWSPQNNLTEDPLVTSVPEGHQRVRVVAQRGKSMEELGASKLTRPSALSKSSEQLDQLWRHSSGSGGPGGDKRNVSFLAEVREAQGQERGRKKQYVLDQAGKEVGRKNTQGQTQNHTQKKSPLKQNSEPALCSVEDAGPFTTAGTRNLSRSTSPASCSSSRARVHSASPGSHGPVTDEIRSSRPPSETSSNPPSPRGQETSEREIKSTSSTPTQTKLPCEKRLSSRVSASSVPGLDREQSVDEPSNDALPPDSKHEVSLSCGVTTDPSLWMLPPEEEIKEEVQNPTLTDNVFDDESSSSAPPTQTSETSVSPCTSVSDADISQQVEEEKNPEMEDERLGENQEMEERGTPEGETESLERPVERPQWEELVEAVVKADESLARVLYPLANRKTALMLMEQLLSEDTLLMEEHYKKKQEQRGAAESTETVEAAEPASCPSAPDSLKPQCTEPQSKADITEKKRLLVSFIEDRLRSLEEINGALQAEIQENVSRGEALEVLVRERCLPMELERYNLFIGDLERVVSLLLCLSARLARVQNALSTVDQHTDAEEKQSLDSRHRLLCKQREDAKDLKDNLDRRENLVSTFLTRQLSAEQLQDYRRFVQTKASLLIRQKDLEEKQRLGEEQLEALSNSLHL from the exons ATGGATTCCTACAACTTCCACTTTGAGAGAATGAGCAACGTAGACCTGCATCCTCTGAGCCTGCCTGTCAGCCGGCTCTCCCCAGCCAAGTCCAACAGCAGCATCGTCGACCAATTTGCCCACCACCAACACGGAAAAGGAGACTCTGCCTACAGCTCCTTCTCTGGTGGGTCCACTGCCCCAGACTACCCTTCTCCCTTCCTGCCAGATGACCTGCAGTCCAGCTCCTTCAGCCACTATGCTGATCTTAAGTATGTAAAGTCTATTTACCACCCCAACCAGGTTCTGCAGTCTGACTCAAAGACCATGGACCAGTTCTATCGCTCTGTGGAAGTTATCTCACAACACTATCGCAATAATAACAGCACCAACATAAACCACCACAACCACAATGGCAATGAAAGTTCCCATACCAACAACAAAGCACTCTCTAAACAAGAGGTGCCTTTGGGGGCTCTGTCCCAAGGTGCTTACCCTCCTGTCCGTCCTCCTCCAGTCCCAGCACGCCTGGATAGTTTCATAGCCACAAAAAACTTAGAGAACAGCAAGGTCCACCACCATGGTACTGAATTTCAACCGCAGCAGCCACAGCAACAGCCCAGACCCTACAATCGACTCCATCCACAGTCACATGGTCTGAATGCTCCAAGGACTGAGACTGCAAACCCAGAAACAGGCAACTCTGGCTTCAATTCTGACCCAGCATACGTAGCTTGGAGGGGCTctcaacagcaacagcagcaggcgCAGCAGCCACCGAGCTACCGCCCACACCTCCAGCCTCATAATCAGACCAGGGTGCCGTTGAACCCAGACTACCTTTTCATCACAGATAACAAAGCTGCCTCTGAGCAGCAGAAGTCAGCCAACATCCTAAGCCGATCACCTCCCCGAGGCACAAGTCAGCCTGAGCACCTGAAACCCAGACAGTCATCAAGCAGTGGTGGATGCAATGGAGACCATCATAACAAGCCCAGTGGTAGCACTAGCCATTTTGAGGGTCAGCGCAAAAGGGTTCACTCAGCTCATGACTGGCTTGGTTCAGAGCCAGCCCGAGCCGCTAGCCCCTGGAATGCTGGTCAGAGCTTTATCAACAGCAGCATCCAGCATAAGGGTCAGTTCTACTTTGTCACGGGAGTGTGTAAGCTGTCTGAATCTGGTATGAGGACACactctgcatctgtgtgtgggTCTGAGGCTGGCAGCGAGACCTCCACTGTGTTGGAGAGACATCAGctaagagaaaaagaaagatgccACAGTACGATGGATAATTTGTTTAGACCTCTCAAAGAGAGTTCTCGCTCCTCCAGTGATATGATACCAGATGGGAGAGAGGACCTGATCTCCAGGAACCAGGATCAGGAGAATCACAAACCATCCCTCCTCTTGACGCAATCCTCTCGAAGCTTCGACTCCTTAGAGGAAATTGACATGATGCAGAGTCGAGAGATTGGCCGCCACACCGCCAACAATCCTATATTCTACTGTGGACCTGACAGAAACTGCTCCCCGCATTCAAGCACACAAACGAAGGAGGTCACTTCACTGATCAGCAATGAACAGCCCAATCACCACAAAAGAGATGAGCAGGCAAAGAGAGGGAAAAGGCAGCCATTGGGGGATGTAGCCAGCGAGAagataaacaaagaaacaactcCACTTCTGTACCACCTCACCGGAGCCAGTAGGGCAGCGTTACAGCCAAAAAAGGATACTGATTTCAGTATAAAAGGCAAGGAAGCAATCTTAAACAAAACTGGTCATGGAGATGTGGGTGTTAACGATAATGAGAGACCTCCACAACGTGACACGAGCAAGAACGATCAAGGAGAAGATATCTCTGTTGCCTGTAACACCCTGGAtgactcatttaaaaagtaCTATAAAGAGAAGCTAAAGGATGCCCAGTCTAAAGTCCTGAGGGAGACGTCATTTAAAAGGAGGGACCTGCAGCTCTCGTGGCCACACCGAATCAGGCAAAAACCTGAGCTGAGGCCTACAGTGATTCATGCTTTCTCCTCATCACAGGACTCTGAGACTTCCACAGAAACCCTCACACCCTCTGTGACCTCTGAGGAGACGGAGAGGGGGAGCATAAAGGAAGAAATAAAGGAGAGTGAGATGGAGATGGACAAAGAgactgaaaaggaaaaagggagGTCAGCAAACGTGGCCCAACCCCAGGTGGCGCGCATCGGAGGCAGGAAGCGATTAACTCAAGAACAGAAGAAGATGTGCTACTCTGAACCAGAAAAACTCCACCAGCTCGGTGGTGCCCCCAACCACTCCGCTTGCCGCTCCTTTGGCAACGAAAGCGAAAGTCTGTTTGCAGTTGAGTGTGAAGGAGAGGAACGTACACAGCAAGGAGAGCAGGGACTGGTTGCGGCACGGAGGAAGATGTTTGAGAAGAGAGGTCGAGCCCTTTCAGCCTCTAGCGCCTCAAAGAGCAACCTAAAACATGTGCAACACAAGGCGCTGGTGGAGTACATGGAGCGTAAGACGGGGCAGAAAGTGGCTGAGCCCCAGCAACCATTGTCTCAGTTACCACCTCCACCCAGACAGAGACACTCTCTGGGTGAAAAACCATTTGACTGGGGTCCCAGACCTCTATCGGCAAGTCATGAAGGCAAAAACACCAAGAAAAAACTCCACAGACCCCACTCTGCAGGGCGCATCCTTGATTCCTCTACCAGCTCCATCAG GTATGCCCAGTTCTTCTCAGCACAGTCTTGTTCAGGCCAATATGCCGGCCAGTCGAATCAACCCAGATGGAGGGAGAGCCAAGGTCCATCTCAGGGGAAGTCTGCCTCAGTGGAGAGTCTCTTGGACCAGCCAGAACCACCCAATTTCTTCAGGAACAGATCCACATCCACTCCACATGCATTTCAG GCACATGACTTTGAGACAGATCCATTACCAGTTAATACTATGGAAACCTGGAG TCCCCAGAACAACCTTACCGAGGACCCCTTGGTAACATCAGTCCCTGAGGGACATCAGCGTGTCCGTGTGGTTGCACAGAGGGGGAAGTCCATGGAAGAGCTTGGGGCATCAAAGTTAACAAGACCGTCAGCCCTGAGTAAAAGTTCTGAGCAGCTGGATCAACTGTGGAGACATTCAAGTGGATCAGGAGGGCCGGGCGGAGATAAAAGGAATGTTTCATTCCTTGCTGAAGTCAGAGAAGCCCAGGGGcaggaaagagggaggaagaaacaATATGTGTTGGATCAAGCAGGAAAAGAAGTTGGTCGGAAGAACACTCAGGGACAGACACAAAACCATACTCAGAAAAAGTCCCCGTTGAAGCAGAACTCAGAACCAGCACTGTGCAGTGTGGAGGACGCCGGGCCTTTCACCACAGCAGGAACAAGAAACTTGAGCAGATCCACCTCCCCagcctcctgctcctcttctcGGGCCAGGGTTCACTCTGCATCTCCTGGATCCCATGGCCCTGTCACAGATGAGATCAGGTCTAGTAGACCGCCCAGTGAGACTTCTTCTAATCCACCTTCCCCCAGAGGTCAAGAGACCAGTGAGAGGGAGATCAAATCCACCTCATCCACACCCACCCAGACAAAGCTTCCTTGTGAAAAAAGGCTGAGCTCCAG agtcaGTGCTTCTTCTGTACCTGGATTGGACCGCGAGCAGTCGGTGGATGAACCAAGCAATGACGCCCTACCGCCTGATTCAAAGCATGAAGTGTCTCTGAGCTGTGGCGTAACCACAGATCCATCATTGTGGATGCTCCCTCCAGAAGAAGAGATCAAAGAAGAAGTCCAGAATCCAACGCTGACAGACAACGTATTTGATGACGAGTCCTCGAGCTCGGCCCCTCCTACGCAGACAAGCGAAACCTCTGTGTCTCCCTGCACCTCAGTGTCCGACGCAGACATCAGTCAGCAGgtggaagaggagaaaaatccAGAAATGGAAGATGAGAGGTTGGGAGAAAAccaggagatggaggagaggggaacaccagagggagagacagagagcttGGAGAGGCCTGTTGAGAGACCTCAGTGGGAGGAGCTTGTAGAAGCGGTGGTCAAGGCGGACGAATCACTGGCCAGAGTGCTGTACCCACTAGCCAATCGTAAGACGGCACTGATGCTGAtggagcagctgctgtcagaggaCACGCTGCTGATGGAGGAGCACTACAAAAAGAAacaggagcagagaggagctgcagaaaG caCTGAGACCGTGGAAGCGGCCGAACCAGCTTCTTGTCCTTCTGCTCCTGACAGCCTTAAACCTCAGTGTACAGAGCCGCAGAGCAAAGCTGACATCACTGAGAAGAAG CGTCTATTAGTGTCCTTCATCGAGGATCGTCTACGTTCACTCGAAGAAATTAATGGCGCCCTCCAAGCAGAGATTCAGGAGAACGTGTCCCGCGGGGAGGCGCTGGAGGTGCTGGTCCGAGAGCGCTGTCTGCCCATGGAGCTGGAGAGGTACAACCTGTTCATAGGAGACCTGGAGAGGGTGGTCAGCCTGCTGTTGTGCCTCTCTGCTCGGCTGGCCAGGGTACAGAACGCCCTGAGCACGGTGGACCAGCACACAGACGCCGAGGAGAAG CAATCTCTGGACAGTCGCCACCGTCTGCTGTGCAAACAGAGGGAGGACGCCAAAGATCTAAAGGATAACCTGGACCGGAGAGAGAACCTGGTTTCCACCTTCCTGACGCGCCAGCTGTCCGCTGAGCAGCTGCAGGACTACCGGCGCTTCGTGCAGACCAAGGCCTCGCTGCTCATCCGGCAGAAGGACCTGGAGGAGAAGCAGAGGCTGGGAGAGGAGCAGCTGGAGGCCCTTTCCAACAGCCTCCATCTTTGA
- the shroom1 gene encoding protein Shroom1 isoform X1, which yields MDSYNFHFERMSNVDLHPLSLPVSRLSPAKSNSSIVDQFAHHQHGKGDSAYSSFSGGSTAPDYPSPFLPDDLQSSSFSHYADLKYVKSIYHPNQVLQSDSKTMDQFYRSVEVISQHYRNNNSTNINHHNHNGNESSHTNNKALSKQEVPLGALSQGAYPPVRPPPVPARLDSFIATKNLENSKVHHHGTEFQPQQPQQQPRPYNRLHPQSHGLNAPRTETANPETGNSGFNSDPAYVAWRGSQQQQQQAQQPPSYRPHLQPHNQTRVPLNPDYLFITDNKAASEQQKSANILSRSPPRGTSQPEHLKPRQSSSSGGCNGDHHNKPSGSTSHFEGQRKRVHSAHDWLGSEPARAASPWNAGQSFINSSIQHKGQFYFVTGVCKLSESGMRTHSASVCGSEAGSETSTVLERHQLREKERCHSTMDNLFRPLKESSRSSSDMIPDGREDLISRNQDQENHKPSLLLTQSSRSFDSLEEIDMMQSREIGRHTANNPIFYCGPDRNCSPHSSTQTKEVTSLISNEQPNHHKRDEQAKRGKRQPLGDVASEKINKETTPLLYHLTGASRAALQPKKDTDFSIKGKEAILNKTGHGDVGVNDNERPPQRDTSKNDQGEDISVACNTLDDSFKKYYKEKLKDAQSKVLRETSFKRRDLQLSWPHRIRQKPELRPTVIHAFSSSQDSETSTETLTPSVTSEETERGSIKEEIKESEMEMDKETEKEKGRSANVAQPQVARIGGRKRLTQEQKKMCYSEPEKLHQLGGAPNHSACRSFGNESESLFAVECEGEERTQQGEQGLVAARRKMFEKRGRALSASSASKSNLKHVQHKALVEYMERKTGQKVAEPQQPLSQLPPPPRQRHSLGEKPFDWGPRPLSASHEGKNTKKKLHRPHSAGRILDSSTSSIRYAQFFSAQSCSGQYAGQSNQPRWRESQGPSQGKSASVESLLDQPEPPNFFRNRSTSTPHAFQAHDFETDPLPVNTMETWSPQNNLTEDPLVTSVPEGHQRVRVVAQRGKSMEELGASKLTRPSALSKSSEQLDQLWRHSSGSGGPGGDKRNVSFLAEVREAQGQERGRKKQYVLDQAGKEVGRKNTQGQTQNHTQKKSPLKQNSEPALCSVEDAGPFTTAGTRNLSRSTSPASCSSSRARVHSASPGSHGPVTDEIRSSRPPSETSSNPPSPRGQETSEREIKSTSSTPTQTKLPCEKRLSSSRVSASSVPGLDREQSVDEPSNDALPPDSKHEVSLSCGVTTDPSLWMLPPEEEIKEEVQNPTLTDNVFDDESSSSAPPTQTSETSVSPCTSVSDADISQQVEEEKNPEMEDERLGENQEMEERGTPEGETESLERPVERPQWEELVEAVVKADESLARVLYPLANRKTALMLMEQLLSEDTLLMEEHYKKKQEQRGAAESTETVEAAEPASCPSAPDSLKPQCTEPQSKADITEKKRLLVSFIEDRLRSLEEINGALQAEIQENVSRGEALEVLVRERCLPMELERYNLFIGDLERVVSLLLCLSARLARVQNALSTVDQHTDAEEKQSLDSRHRLLCKQREDAKDLKDNLDRRENLVSTFLTRQLSAEQLQDYRRFVQTKASLLIRQKDLEEKQRLGEEQLEALSNSLHL from the exons ATGGATTCCTACAACTTCCACTTTGAGAGAATGAGCAACGTAGACCTGCATCCTCTGAGCCTGCCTGTCAGCCGGCTCTCCCCAGCCAAGTCCAACAGCAGCATCGTCGACCAATTTGCCCACCACCAACACGGAAAAGGAGACTCTGCCTACAGCTCCTTCTCTGGTGGGTCCACTGCCCCAGACTACCCTTCTCCCTTCCTGCCAGATGACCTGCAGTCCAGCTCCTTCAGCCACTATGCTGATCTTAAGTATGTAAAGTCTATTTACCACCCCAACCAGGTTCTGCAGTCTGACTCAAAGACCATGGACCAGTTCTATCGCTCTGTGGAAGTTATCTCACAACACTATCGCAATAATAACAGCACCAACATAAACCACCACAACCACAATGGCAATGAAAGTTCCCATACCAACAACAAAGCACTCTCTAAACAAGAGGTGCCTTTGGGGGCTCTGTCCCAAGGTGCTTACCCTCCTGTCCGTCCTCCTCCAGTCCCAGCACGCCTGGATAGTTTCATAGCCACAAAAAACTTAGAGAACAGCAAGGTCCACCACCATGGTACTGAATTTCAACCGCAGCAGCCACAGCAACAGCCCAGACCCTACAATCGACTCCATCCACAGTCACATGGTCTGAATGCTCCAAGGACTGAGACTGCAAACCCAGAAACAGGCAACTCTGGCTTCAATTCTGACCCAGCATACGTAGCTTGGAGGGGCTctcaacagcaacagcagcaggcgCAGCAGCCACCGAGCTACCGCCCACACCTCCAGCCTCATAATCAGACCAGGGTGCCGTTGAACCCAGACTACCTTTTCATCACAGATAACAAAGCTGCCTCTGAGCAGCAGAAGTCAGCCAACATCCTAAGCCGATCACCTCCCCGAGGCACAAGTCAGCCTGAGCACCTGAAACCCAGACAGTCATCAAGCAGTGGTGGATGCAATGGAGACCATCATAACAAGCCCAGTGGTAGCACTAGCCATTTTGAGGGTCAGCGCAAAAGGGTTCACTCAGCTCATGACTGGCTTGGTTCAGAGCCAGCCCGAGCCGCTAGCCCCTGGAATGCTGGTCAGAGCTTTATCAACAGCAGCATCCAGCATAAGGGTCAGTTCTACTTTGTCACGGGAGTGTGTAAGCTGTCTGAATCTGGTATGAGGACACactctgcatctgtgtgtgggTCTGAGGCTGGCAGCGAGACCTCCACTGTGTTGGAGAGACATCAGctaagagaaaaagaaagatgccACAGTACGATGGATAATTTGTTTAGACCTCTCAAAGAGAGTTCTCGCTCCTCCAGTGATATGATACCAGATGGGAGAGAGGACCTGATCTCCAGGAACCAGGATCAGGAGAATCACAAACCATCCCTCCTCTTGACGCAATCCTCTCGAAGCTTCGACTCCTTAGAGGAAATTGACATGATGCAGAGTCGAGAGATTGGCCGCCACACCGCCAACAATCCTATATTCTACTGTGGACCTGACAGAAACTGCTCCCCGCATTCAAGCACACAAACGAAGGAGGTCACTTCACTGATCAGCAATGAACAGCCCAATCACCACAAAAGAGATGAGCAGGCAAAGAGAGGGAAAAGGCAGCCATTGGGGGATGTAGCCAGCGAGAagataaacaaagaaacaactcCACTTCTGTACCACCTCACCGGAGCCAGTAGGGCAGCGTTACAGCCAAAAAAGGATACTGATTTCAGTATAAAAGGCAAGGAAGCAATCTTAAACAAAACTGGTCATGGAGATGTGGGTGTTAACGATAATGAGAGACCTCCACAACGTGACACGAGCAAGAACGATCAAGGAGAAGATATCTCTGTTGCCTGTAACACCCTGGAtgactcatttaaaaagtaCTATAAAGAGAAGCTAAAGGATGCCCAGTCTAAAGTCCTGAGGGAGACGTCATTTAAAAGGAGGGACCTGCAGCTCTCGTGGCCACACCGAATCAGGCAAAAACCTGAGCTGAGGCCTACAGTGATTCATGCTTTCTCCTCATCACAGGACTCTGAGACTTCCACAGAAACCCTCACACCCTCTGTGACCTCTGAGGAGACGGAGAGGGGGAGCATAAAGGAAGAAATAAAGGAGAGTGAGATGGAGATGGACAAAGAgactgaaaaggaaaaagggagGTCAGCAAACGTGGCCCAACCCCAGGTGGCGCGCATCGGAGGCAGGAAGCGATTAACTCAAGAACAGAAGAAGATGTGCTACTCTGAACCAGAAAAACTCCACCAGCTCGGTGGTGCCCCCAACCACTCCGCTTGCCGCTCCTTTGGCAACGAAAGCGAAAGTCTGTTTGCAGTTGAGTGTGAAGGAGAGGAACGTACACAGCAAGGAGAGCAGGGACTGGTTGCGGCACGGAGGAAGATGTTTGAGAAGAGAGGTCGAGCCCTTTCAGCCTCTAGCGCCTCAAAGAGCAACCTAAAACATGTGCAACACAAGGCGCTGGTGGAGTACATGGAGCGTAAGACGGGGCAGAAAGTGGCTGAGCCCCAGCAACCATTGTCTCAGTTACCACCTCCACCCAGACAGAGACACTCTCTGGGTGAAAAACCATTTGACTGGGGTCCCAGACCTCTATCGGCAAGTCATGAAGGCAAAAACACCAAGAAAAAACTCCACAGACCCCACTCTGCAGGGCGCATCCTTGATTCCTCTACCAGCTCCATCAG GTATGCCCAGTTCTTCTCAGCACAGTCTTGTTCAGGCCAATATGCCGGCCAGTCGAATCAACCCAGATGGAGGGAGAGCCAAGGTCCATCTCAGGGGAAGTCTGCCTCAGTGGAGAGTCTCTTGGACCAGCCAGAACCACCCAATTTCTTCAGGAACAGATCCACATCCACTCCACATGCATTTCAG GCACATGACTTTGAGACAGATCCATTACCAGTTAATACTATGGAAACCTGGAG TCCCCAGAACAACCTTACCGAGGACCCCTTGGTAACATCAGTCCCTGAGGGACATCAGCGTGTCCGTGTGGTTGCACAGAGGGGGAAGTCCATGGAAGAGCTTGGGGCATCAAAGTTAACAAGACCGTCAGCCCTGAGTAAAAGTTCTGAGCAGCTGGATCAACTGTGGAGACATTCAAGTGGATCAGGAGGGCCGGGCGGAGATAAAAGGAATGTTTCATTCCTTGCTGAAGTCAGAGAAGCCCAGGGGcaggaaagagggaggaagaaacaATATGTGTTGGATCAAGCAGGAAAAGAAGTTGGTCGGAAGAACACTCAGGGACAGACACAAAACCATACTCAGAAAAAGTCCCCGTTGAAGCAGAACTCAGAACCAGCACTGTGCAGTGTGGAGGACGCCGGGCCTTTCACCACAGCAGGAACAAGAAACTTGAGCAGATCCACCTCCCCagcctcctgctcctcttctcGGGCCAGGGTTCACTCTGCATCTCCTGGATCCCATGGCCCTGTCACAGATGAGATCAGGTCTAGTAGACCGCCCAGTGAGACTTCTTCTAATCCACCTTCCCCCAGAGGTCAAGAGACCAGTGAGAGGGAGATCAAATCCACCTCATCCACACCCACCCAGACAAAGCTTCCTTGTGAAAAAAGGCTGAGCTCCAG tagagtcaGTGCTTCTTCTGTACCTGGATTGGACCGCGAGCAGTCGGTGGATGAACCAAGCAATGACGCCCTACCGCCTGATTCAAAGCATGAAGTGTCTCTGAGCTGTGGCGTAACCACAGATCCATCATTGTGGATGCTCCCTCCAGAAGAAGAGATCAAAGAAGAAGTCCAGAATCCAACGCTGACAGACAACGTATTTGATGACGAGTCCTCGAGCTCGGCCCCTCCTACGCAGACAAGCGAAACCTCTGTGTCTCCCTGCACCTCAGTGTCCGACGCAGACATCAGTCAGCAGgtggaagaggagaaaaatccAGAAATGGAAGATGAGAGGTTGGGAGAAAAccaggagatggaggagaggggaacaccagagggagagacagagagcttGGAGAGGCCTGTTGAGAGACCTCAGTGGGAGGAGCTTGTAGAAGCGGTGGTCAAGGCGGACGAATCACTGGCCAGAGTGCTGTACCCACTAGCCAATCGTAAGACGGCACTGATGCTGAtggagcagctgctgtcagaggaCACGCTGCTGATGGAGGAGCACTACAAAAAGAAacaggagcagagaggagctgcagaaaG caCTGAGACCGTGGAAGCGGCCGAACCAGCTTCTTGTCCTTCTGCTCCTGACAGCCTTAAACCTCAGTGTACAGAGCCGCAGAGCAAAGCTGACATCACTGAGAAGAAG CGTCTATTAGTGTCCTTCATCGAGGATCGTCTACGTTCACTCGAAGAAATTAATGGCGCCCTCCAAGCAGAGATTCAGGAGAACGTGTCCCGCGGGGAGGCGCTGGAGGTGCTGGTCCGAGAGCGCTGTCTGCCCATGGAGCTGGAGAGGTACAACCTGTTCATAGGAGACCTGGAGAGGGTGGTCAGCCTGCTGTTGTGCCTCTCTGCTCGGCTGGCCAGGGTACAGAACGCCCTGAGCACGGTGGACCAGCACACAGACGCCGAGGAGAAG CAATCTCTGGACAGTCGCCACCGTCTGCTGTGCAAACAGAGGGAGGACGCCAAAGATCTAAAGGATAACCTGGACCGGAGAGAGAACCTGGTTTCCACCTTCCTGACGCGCCAGCTGTCCGCTGAGCAGCTGCAGGACTACCGGCGCTTCGTGCAGACCAAGGCCTCGCTGCTCATCCGGCAGAAGGACCTGGAGGAGAAGCAGAGGCTGGGAGAGGAGCAGCTGGAGGCCCTTTCCAACAGCCTCCATCTTTGA